In one window of Streptomyces sp. FXJ1.172 DNA:
- a CDS encoding CGNR zinc finger domain-containing protein, producing MLITHDTRCALDTVVDLVNTAPEEGAAADGLPDVPALADFVRKHEISDVGALSEFDLSAVRRVRGRFAAIFAAPEAKSAAGLINELVAAAGTTPRLTDHDGYDWHVHYFAPGASVADHLAADCGMALAFFVVAGEQERLRRCEAPDCRHAFVDLSRNRSRRYCDSRTCGNRLHVAAYRARRKEATG from the coding sequence GTGCTGATCACCCACGACACCCGGTGCGCCCTCGACACCGTGGTCGACCTGGTGAACACCGCGCCGGAGGAAGGCGCGGCGGCGGACGGACTGCCCGACGTCCCGGCTCTCGCTGATTTCGTACGAAAGCACGAAATCAGCGATGTGGGTGCGCTGTCGGAGTTCGACCTCTCGGCGGTGCGCAGGGTCCGGGGGCGCTTCGCGGCGATCTTCGCGGCCCCGGAGGCCAAGTCCGCCGCAGGATTGATCAACGAACTGGTCGCCGCGGCCGGCACCACCCCGCGCCTGACGGACCACGACGGCTACGACTGGCATGTGCACTACTTCGCGCCGGGCGCCTCCGTGGCCGACCATCTCGCCGCCGACTGCGGGATGGCACTCGCCTTCTTCGTGGTGGCCGGGGAGCAGGAGCGGCTGCGGCGCTGCGAGGCACCGGACTGCCGGCACGCCTTCGTCGATCTCTCCCGCAACCGCTCGCGCCGCTACTGCGACAGCCGCACCTGTGGAAACCGGCTGCATGTGGCCGCCTACCGGGCCCGGCGCAAGGAGGCGACGGGCTGA
- a CDS encoding DsbA family protein produces MSDSSPARADALVLDVWCELQCPDCRTALDDIRALRARYGDRLELRLRHFPLEKHKHSFAAAQAAEEALEQGAGWPYVEAVLERVEELDREGEPFLVEMARELGLDAEEFDTALIDGRHILIVDADQAEGKAIGVTGTPTYVIGGERLDGGKSQEGLRERIEEIADRLLGGQGA; encoded by the coding sequence ATGAGCGACTCCTCCCCCGCGCGCGCCGACGCCCTCGTTCTCGACGTCTGGTGCGAGCTGCAGTGCCCCGACTGCCGTACGGCCCTGGACGACATCCGCGCCCTGCGCGCCCGCTACGGCGACCGGCTGGAGCTGCGGCTGCGGCATTTCCCGCTGGAGAAGCACAAGCACTCCTTCGCCGCCGCCCAGGCCGCCGAGGAGGCGCTGGAGCAGGGCGCCGGCTGGCCGTACGTGGAGGCCGTGCTGGAGCGGGTCGAGGAGCTGGACCGCGAGGGGGAGCCCTTCCTGGTCGAGATGGCCCGCGAACTCGGGCTCGACGCCGAGGAGTTCGACACCGCGCTGATCGACGGCCGGCACATCCTGATCGTGGACGCCGACCAGGCGGAGGGCAAGGCCATCGGGGTGACCGGCACCCCGACGTACGTCATCGGCGGCGAACGCCTGGACGGCGGCAAGAGCCAGGAGGGCCTGCGCGAGCGCATCGAGGAGATCGCCGACCGGCTGCTGGGCGGCCAGGGCGCGTGA
- a CDS encoding SsgA family sporulation/cell division regulator, translating to MNTTVSCELHLRLVVSSESSLPVPAGLRYDTADPYAVHATFHTGAEETVEWVFARDLLAEGLHRPTGTGDVRVWPSRSHGQGVVCIALSSPEGEALLEAPARALESFLKRTDAAVPPGTEHRHFDLDQELSHILAES from the coding sequence ATGAACACCACGGTCAGCTGCGAGCTGCACCTGCGCCTCGTTGTGTCGAGCGAGTCCTCCCTGCCTGTCCCCGCAGGCCTGCGGTACGACACGGCCGACCCCTACGCCGTGCACGCCACCTTCCACACCGGAGCCGAGGAAACCGTCGAGTGGGTGTTCGCCCGCGACCTCCTCGCCGAGGGGCTGCACCGGCCCACCGGCACCGGAGACGTCCGCGTCTGGCCATCGCGCAGTCATGGCCAGGGCGTCGTCTGCATCGCCCTCAGCTCCCCGGAGGGGGAGGCCCTGCTCGAGGCCCCGGCGCGGGCCCTGGAGTCCTTCCTGAAGCGAACCGACGCCGCCGTGCCGCCCGGCACGGAACACCGGCACTTCGATCTGGATCAGGAGCTGTCGCACATCCTGGCGGAAAGCTAG
- a CDS encoding chorismate-binding protein: MPHHPSRPPALARFGDRLATGLLDVTSDPAALDSDGFWAVCADFEGRLTCARFADVREEPVPAPVPGGWRGPAAEEWTSSLDHRAYTAAVGRIRAHIAAGEVYQANLCRVLSAPVDPDADVDALTALLARGNPAPYAGTIRLPEHGVEIATASPELFLRRRGRVVESGPIKGTGRTEADLLEKDYAENVMIVDLVRNDMGRVCATGSVTVPDLCAVEKHPGLVHLVSTVRGELRDAAGWPELFTAAFPPGSVTGAPKSSALRIIEALETAPRGPYCGGIGWVDADRGTGELAVGIRTFWIDRPGDGTALLRFGTGAGITWGSDPEGEWRETELKASRLLAVASGAYEASGGVYA, encoded by the coding sequence GTGCCTCACCACCCTTCCCGTCCGCCTGCTCTGGCCCGCTTCGGCGACCGCCTCGCCACCGGCCTGCTGGACGTCACGAGCGACCCGGCCGCCCTGGACTCCGACGGCTTCTGGGCCGTCTGCGCGGACTTCGAGGGCCGGCTGACCTGCGCCCGCTTCGCGGACGTACGCGAGGAGCCGGTGCCCGCCCCGGTGCCGGGCGGCTGGCGCGGCCCGGCGGCGGAGGAGTGGACCTCCTCCCTGGACCACCGGGCGTACACGGCGGCCGTCGGCCGCATCCGGGCGCACATAGCGGCCGGCGAGGTCTACCAGGCCAATCTCTGCCGGGTGCTCAGCGCGCCCGTGGACCCCGACGCCGACGTGGACGCCCTGACCGCCCTGCTGGCCCGCGGCAACCCTGCGCCGTACGCCGGGACGATCCGGCTGCCGGAACACGGCGTGGAGATCGCCACCGCCTCGCCCGAGCTGTTCCTGCGCCGCCGCGGCCGGGTCGTGGAGTCGGGGCCGATCAAGGGGACCGGACGCACGGAGGCGGACCTCCTGGAGAAGGACTACGCCGAGAACGTGATGATCGTGGACCTGGTCCGCAACGACATGGGGCGCGTGTGCGCCACCGGCAGCGTGACCGTCCCCGATCTGTGCGCCGTGGAGAAGCACCCCGGCCTGGTCCACCTCGTCTCCACCGTCCGCGGCGAGCTGCGCGACGCGGCCGGCTGGCCGGAACTGTTCACGGCCGCCTTCCCGCCCGGCTCGGTGACCGGCGCGCCCAAGTCGAGCGCCCTGAGGATCATCGAGGCCCTGGAGACCGCTCCGCGCGGGCCGTACTGCGGCGGCATCGGCTGGGTCGACGCCGACCGGGGCACGGGCGAGCTGGCCGTCGGCATCCGTACCTTCTGGATCGACCGGCCGGGCGACGGCACGGCGCTGCTGCGCTTCGGCACCGGCGCCGGCATCACCTGGGGATCGGACCCCGAGGGGGAGTGGCGGGAGACCGAGCTGAAGGCGTCCCGGCTGCTCGCGGTAGCGTCGGGGGCGTACGAGGCGAGCGGAGGGGTGTACGCATGA
- a CDS encoding GNAT family N-acetyltransferase produces the protein MTTTLRPTEPLQHNADGTRSRRYQVCVNSRPVGEIHLGTSPSLGDSVARVIDLRIAEPDRRRGRGAVAALAAEEVARGWGCTQIETLVPASADIALRLFGTLGYTPRNRGMEKRLGTTPPELPPGSRARSMTEAEFEVWRAYESEHYARVWIELGLPEAATRARVREGHAKLLPHGLHTEGMLFSVLEHEGVQVGTLWVALQGDKAFVFDVKTDDAHRGRGHGRTLMLLAERQAAEAGRTILGLNVFAGNTPAERLYESLGYETVVHALAKPLL, from the coding sequence ATGACCACGACCCTGCGGCCGACCGAGCCGCTCCAGCACAACGCCGACGGCACCCGTTCGCGCCGCTACCAGGTGTGCGTGAACAGCCGCCCCGTAGGCGAGATACACCTCGGCACCTCGCCGTCCCTCGGCGACTCCGTGGCACGCGTCATCGATCTGCGGATCGCCGAGCCGGACCGGCGGCGCGGCCGGGGCGCGGTGGCCGCGCTCGCCGCCGAGGAGGTCGCGCGCGGCTGGGGCTGCACACAGATCGAGACCCTCGTCCCCGCCTCGGCAGACATCGCCCTGCGGCTGTTCGGCACCCTCGGCTACACCCCGCGCAACCGCGGCATGGAGAAGCGGCTCGGCACCACCCCGCCCGAACTGCCGCCGGGCAGCCGGGCGCGGTCCATGACCGAGGCCGAGTTCGAGGTCTGGCGGGCGTACGAGAGCGAGCACTACGCCCGCGTGTGGATCGAGCTGGGACTCCCGGAGGCCGCCACCCGCGCCCGCGTCCGGGAGGGCCACGCGAAACTGTTGCCGCACGGGCTCCACACGGAGGGCATGCTGTTCAGCGTCCTGGAGCACGAAGGAGTGCAGGTGGGTACCCTCTGGGTGGCCCTCCAGGGCGACAAGGCGTTCGTGTTCGACGTGAAGACGGACGACGCCCATCGCGGCCGGGGGCACGGCCGTACGCTCATGCTCCTGGCGGAGCGCCAGGCGGCGGAGGCCGGGCGGACAATCCTCGGACTCAACGTCTTCGCCGGCAACACCCCGGCCGAGCGGCTGTACGAGTCACTCGGCTACGAAACGGTGGTCCACGCCCTCGCCAAGCCCCTGCTGTAG
- a CDS encoding carbohydrate ABC transporter permease, whose translation MSATTTTKSPLQARRRTGSLAWHLGALLILAVILYPVVWVIGASFKPSKDIINSLTLFPSHPVLSNFKGLADGIADVRIWTFFQNSLFYAGGAVVGVLISCSLTAYAFARIRFAGRNVLFSLMIGTLLLPYHVLLIPQYVMFQKLGWVNTYVPLLIGKYLATEAFFVFLMVQFMRNLPKELDEAARLDGCGHLRIYWSIVLPLSRPALITSAIFTFINAWNDFMGPLIYLNEPGKYTVSLGLMMFRDSDGVAANYGGMIAMSLVALLPVLLFFLAFQRYLIDGMATSGLKG comes from the coding sequence ATGAGCGCCACCACGACGACCAAGTCCCCCCTGCAGGCCCGTCGGCGCACCGGCTCCCTCGCCTGGCACCTCGGCGCCCTGCTGATCCTCGCGGTCATCCTGTACCCGGTGGTCTGGGTGATCGGCGCCTCCTTCAAACCCAGCAAGGACATCATCAACAGCCTCACGCTGTTCCCGTCCCACCCGGTCCTGAGCAACTTCAAGGGGCTCGCCGACGGCATCGCGGACGTCCGGATCTGGACGTTCTTCCAGAACTCCCTCTTCTACGCCGGCGGTGCCGTCGTCGGCGTGCTCATCTCCTGCTCGCTGACCGCGTACGCCTTCGCCCGCATCCGGTTCGCCGGCCGCAACGTGCTCTTCTCGCTGATGATCGGCACGCTGCTGCTGCCGTACCACGTGCTGCTGATCCCGCAGTACGTGATGTTCCAGAAGCTGGGCTGGGTCAACACCTATGTCCCGCTGCTGATCGGCAAGTACCTGGCCACGGAGGCCTTCTTCGTCTTCCTCATGGTGCAGTTCATGCGGAACCTGCCGAAGGAACTGGACGAGGCCGCCCGGCTCGACGGCTGCGGGCACCTGCGCATCTACTGGTCGATCGTGCTGCCGCTGTCCCGGCCCGCACTCATCACCAGCGCGATCTTCACCTTCATCAACGCCTGGAACGACTTCATGGGCCCGCTGATCTACCTCAACGAGCCGGGCAAGTACACGGTCTCGCTCGGCCTGATGATGTTCCGCGACTCCGACGGCGTCGCCGCCAACTACGGCGGGATGATCGCGATGTCCCTGGTCGCGCTCCTGCCCGTGCTGCTGTTCTTCCTCGCCTTCCAGCGCTATCTGATCGACGGGATGGCGACCTCCGGACTGAAGGGGTGA
- a CDS encoding TIGR02611 family protein — protein sequence MNTGSDEPGEAAVAAGKAPADPGARGRGAGQEAGDGLGSRAPEFIKSRRVLHMSWQAGVFVVGLAVVVTGIVMLPLPGPGWVVIFAGMAIWATEFVWAQLMLRWTKRKVTEAAQRALDPKVRRRNIMLTAIGLTIAAALAGTYLLKFGVVMPWKIKDQ from the coding sequence ATGAATACGGGGAGTGACGAGCCGGGCGAGGCCGCTGTGGCAGCCGGCAAGGCGCCGGCGGACCCGGGGGCGAGGGGCCGGGGTGCCGGGCAGGAGGCCGGGGACGGGCTCGGTTCCCGCGCGCCCGAATTCATCAAGTCCCGCCGTGTCCTGCATATGAGCTGGCAGGCCGGCGTCTTCGTGGTCGGCCTCGCTGTCGTCGTCACGGGCATCGTCATGCTGCCGCTGCCGGGACCCGGCTGGGTGGTGATCTTCGCCGGCATGGCGATCTGGGCGACCGAGTTCGTCTGGGCCCAACTCATGCTCCGCTGGACCAAACGCAAGGTCACCGAGGCGGCCCAGCGGGCCCTCGATCCCAAGGTGCGCCGGCGCAACATCATGCTGACCGCCATTGGGCTGACGATCGCAGCGGCGCTGGCCGGGACCTACCTGTTGAAGTTCGGCGTCGTCATGCCGTGGAAGATCAAGGATCAGTAA
- a CDS encoding aminotransferase class IV — MRIWLDGGLRDLESATVSVFDHGLTVGDGIFETVKAVDGRPFALTRHLDRLTRSAHGLGLPDPDHDEIREACAAVLEANPMPFGRLRITYTGGHGPLGSDRGEHGPTLVVALGETTRRPDTTAVITVPWTRNERGALTGLKTTSYAENVVALARAHQHGASEALFGNTVGQLCEGTGSNVFVVLDGEIHTPPVASGCLPGITRALAVEWTGARETSLPLDVLERADEIFLTSTLRDIQAVHRVDDRELPAAPGPVTAKAMQIFGERSGDDLDP, encoded by the coding sequence ATGAGGATCTGGCTGGACGGCGGACTGCGGGACCTGGAGTCCGCCACCGTCTCCGTCTTCGACCACGGGCTGACGGTCGGCGACGGCATCTTCGAGACGGTGAAGGCGGTCGACGGCAGGCCGTTCGCGCTCACCCGTCACCTCGACCGGCTGACCCGCTCGGCCCACGGCCTCGGCCTGCCCGACCCCGACCACGACGAGATCCGCGAGGCCTGCGCGGCCGTGCTGGAAGCCAACCCGATGCCGTTCGGCCGGCTGCGGATCACCTACACCGGCGGCCACGGCCCGCTCGGCTCCGACCGCGGCGAGCACGGCCCGACCCTCGTGGTCGCCCTCGGCGAGACCACCCGCCGTCCGGACACCACCGCCGTGATCACCGTCCCGTGGACCCGCAACGAACGCGGGGCCCTGACCGGCCTGAAGACCACCTCGTACGCGGAGAACGTCGTCGCGCTGGCCCGCGCCCACCAACACGGCGCCTCCGAGGCGCTGTTCGGCAACACGGTCGGACAGCTCTGCGAGGGCACCGGGTCCAACGTCTTCGTCGTCCTGGACGGCGAGATCCACACCCCGCCGGTCGCCTCCGGCTGCCTGCCCGGCATCACCCGAGCCCTGGCGGTCGAGTGGACGGGCGCCCGGGAGACCAGCCTTCCGCTGGACGTCCTCGAGCGCGCCGACGAGATCTTCCTGACCTCCACCCTGCGCGACATCCAGGCCGTGCACCGCGTCGACGACCGCGAACTGCCCGCCGCCCCGGGCCCGGTGACCGCCAAGGCGATGCAGATCTTCGGCGAGCGGTCCGGGGACGACCTGGACCCCTGA
- a CDS encoding alpha/beta fold hydrolase: MPQLPTAAPDRTHRLVPSPAGRIHLVEQGRGPLVLLVHGFPESWYSWRHQLPALAAAGYRAVALDVRGYGRSSRPAAVDAYRMLDLVADNVAVVEALGEEPAVVVGHDWGASIAAASALTRPDVFRAVALLSVPYTPPGGPRPSEVFARMSGNAGDGHSGGGGEGADSRDGSVSEEFYVSYFLRPGRAEAEIEPDVRGWLAGFYAALSADTMPAPGAPDPHFVARGGTLRERFPTGPLPGWLGECDLDVFAGEFERTGLTGALNRYRNMDRDWADLAGYEGAPITQPSLFVAGALDASLAWLADAVKAFPETLPGLLGSHVLDGCGHFVQQERPEETNRILLTWLANLTS; this comes from the coding sequence GTGCCCCAGCTTCCGACCGCCGCCCCTGACCGCACCCACCGCCTGGTCCCCTCGCCCGCCGGGCGGATCCACCTCGTGGAGCAGGGGCGCGGCCCGCTGGTGCTGCTCGTGCACGGGTTCCCGGAGTCCTGGTACTCCTGGCGTCATCAGTTGCCGGCGCTGGCCGCCGCCGGCTACCGCGCGGTGGCCCTCGACGTCCGCGGCTACGGCCGTTCGTCCAGGCCGGCGGCCGTGGACGCGTACCGGATGCTCGACCTCGTCGCGGACAACGTCGCCGTGGTGGAGGCCCTGGGGGAGGAGCCCGCGGTGGTGGTCGGCCACGACTGGGGCGCGTCGATCGCCGCCGCCTCCGCCCTGACCAGGCCGGACGTATTCCGCGCCGTGGCCCTGCTGAGCGTCCCGTACACCCCGCCCGGCGGCCCGCGCCCCAGCGAGGTCTTCGCACGGATGAGCGGGAACGCCGGCGACGGCCACAGCGGTGGCGGCGGTGAGGGTGCGGACAGCAGGGACGGCTCGGTCTCCGAGGAGTTCTACGTCTCGTACTTCCTCCGCCCCGGCCGGGCGGAGGCGGAGATCGAACCCGATGTGCGCGGCTGGCTCGCGGGCTTCTACGCGGCCCTGTCCGCGGACACCATGCCCGCACCCGGCGCCCCCGACCCGCACTTCGTCGCCCGTGGCGGCACCCTGCGGGAACGCTTCCCCACCGGCCCGCTGCCGGGCTGGCTGGGGGAGTGTGACCTCGACGTCTTCGCCGGGGAGTTCGAGCGGACGGGCCTGACCGGGGCGCTGAACCGGTACCGGAACATGGACCGGGACTGGGCGGACCTGGCCGGCTACGAGGGCGCCCCGATCACGCAGCCGTCGCTGTTCGTCGCCGGGGCCCTGGACGCCTCGCTCGCCTGGCTGGCGGATGCGGTCAAGGCCTTCCCCGAAACCCTGCCCGGCCTGCTCGGCTCGCACGTCCTCGACGGTTGCGGCCACTTCGTCCAGCAGGAACGCCCCGAGGAGACGAACCGGATCCTGCTGACCTGGCTCGCCAACCTGACCAGCTGA
- a CDS encoding carbohydrate ABC transporter permease produces the protein MTLVKDSVPAARKTRPAASATTGRPGRRRENLAGYLFMSPWIAGFLLLTAGPMVASLYFAFTDYNLFNAPKWVGLDNFTRMFDDPRWQKSVEVTAKYVIIGTPLKLLLALGVALLLAQSRRGQAFYRAAFYAPSLIGASVSVGFVWRSLFSDGAIVDRTQSFFGWHVGGWVGNADWVLYCLVALTVWQFGAPMVIFLAGLKQVPGELYEAAEMDGAGPFRKFWNITLPMISPVLFFNVLLETIHSFQIFGSAYVVSNTYCGPADATLVYTCYLYQQGFKNAQMGFASAMAWMLLLAVALVTAVLFWSQKKWVHYEEDTR, from the coding sequence GTGACGCTCGTCAAGGACTCCGTGCCCGCCGCCCGCAAGACACGCCCGGCCGCCTCCGCCACCACGGGGCGGCCCGGCCGCCGCCGCGAGAACCTCGCCGGCTACCTCTTCATGTCCCCGTGGATCGCGGGCTTCCTGCTGCTGACCGCGGGCCCGATGGTCGCCTCGCTGTACTTCGCCTTCACCGACTACAACCTCTTCAACGCCCCGAAGTGGGTCGGGCTCGACAACTTCACCAGGATGTTCGACGACCCCCGCTGGCAGAAGTCGGTGGAGGTGACGGCCAAGTACGTGATCATCGGCACCCCGCTGAAGCTGCTGCTCGCCCTCGGGGTGGCCCTCCTGCTCGCCCAGAGCCGTCGCGGCCAGGCCTTCTACCGTGCCGCCTTCTACGCCCCCTCGCTGATCGGCGCGAGCGTCTCGGTCGGCTTCGTGTGGCGGTCGCTGTTCTCGGACGGCGCGATCGTGGACCGTACGCAGTCCTTCTTCGGCTGGCACGTCGGCGGCTGGGTCGGCAACGCCGACTGGGTGCTGTACTGCCTGGTCGCGCTGACGGTGTGGCAGTTCGGCGCGCCGATGGTCATCTTCCTGGCCGGGCTGAAGCAGGTGCCGGGGGAGCTGTACGAGGCCGCCGAGATGGACGGCGCCGGACCCTTCCGGAAGTTCTGGAACATCACCCTGCCGATGATCTCCCCGGTGCTCTTCTTCAACGTGCTCCTGGAGACCATCCACTCCTTCCAGATCTTCGGCTCGGCGTACGTCGTCTCCAACACCTACTGCGGACCGGCCGACGCCACGCTCGTCTACACCTGCTACCTCTACCAGCAGGGCTTCAAGAACGCCCAGATGGGCTTCGCCTCCGCCATGGCCTGGATGCTGCTGCTCGCCGTGGCCCTGGTGACGGCCGTCCTCTTCTGGTCCCAGAAGAAGTGGGTGCACTACGAGGAGGACACCCGATGA
- a CDS encoding ABC transporter substrate-binding protein, whose product MGTSRNPERRTILKAAGASAAALGLTAVTGCGGGSGSGNGTVTIRYSWWGAEERAKKINQTITLFAKKYPKIKVKTDFQTYESFWEKFQTQAAGGNPPDVFQNAVTFLRKYDKRGILLDLNSQVQAGNLSLDHFRDGVTKVGEVDGKQLGIPVGSNTMALVIDEKVFQKAGVEPHAGWTWDDYFKALKTIHDKTKVPGDTGYFTIMYLYDLYLRQNGKAFFTKDGLGFDQADLTEWWTDGYNRVKAGIVTDPKVVQQDKPKSSLSAGHGASEFTWDNFTVRYSAEGSSTYGLAPIPTTDGKQTGQYLASLMLSASSHTSHPKEVAQFIDFMCHDPEVGRIMGYDRGILASTEQYGAFKPADEVNKEIAQYEVDTAKAGVLGTITPHPSGADTVEASFLRIGGDLGQGKTKVSDAVKQFFTESEAAFQA is encoded by the coding sequence GTGGGAACCAGCAGGAATCCTGAGAGGCGTACGATCCTGAAGGCGGCCGGGGCGTCGGCCGCCGCGCTAGGGCTCACCGCGGTGACCGGCTGCGGCGGCGGAAGCGGTTCAGGGAACGGAACGGTGACGATCCGTTACTCCTGGTGGGGTGCCGAGGAGCGGGCGAAGAAGATCAACCAGACCATCACCCTCTTCGCGAAGAAGTACCCGAAGATCAAGGTCAAGACGGACTTCCAGACGTACGAGTCGTTCTGGGAGAAGTTCCAGACCCAGGCCGCCGGCGGAAATCCTCCGGATGTTTTCCAAAACGCCGTCACTTTTCTTCGGAAGTACGACAAGCGCGGAATTCTGCTCGATCTCAACTCCCAGGTGCAGGCTGGAAATCTGAGCCTGGATCACTTCCGGGACGGCGTCACGAAGGTCGGCGAGGTCGACGGCAAGCAGCTCGGAATTCCCGTCGGCTCCAACACCATGGCGCTCGTCATCGACGAGAAGGTCTTCCAGAAGGCGGGCGTCGAGCCGCACGCCGGCTGGACCTGGGACGACTACTTCAAGGCGTTGAAGACGATCCACGACAAGACGAAGGTTCCCGGGGACACCGGCTACTTCACGATCATGTATCTCTACGACCTCTACCTCCGCCAGAACGGCAAGGCGTTCTTCACCAAGGACGGACTCGGCTTCGACCAGGCCGATCTGACGGAGTGGTGGACCGACGGCTACAACCGCGTCAAGGCGGGCATCGTCACCGACCCGAAGGTCGTCCAGCAGGACAAGCCCAAGTCCTCGCTCTCCGCCGGACACGGCGCCTCGGAGTTCACCTGGGACAACTTCACCGTCCGCTACTCGGCGGAGGGCAGCAGCACGTACGGCCTCGCTCCGATCCCGACCACGGACGGCAAGCAGACGGGCCAGTACCTCGCCTCCCTGATGCTCAGCGCCTCCTCCCACACCTCCCACCCGAAGGAGGTCGCGCAGTTCATCGACTTCATGTGCCACGACCCCGAGGTCGGCAGGATCATGGGCTACGACCGCGGCATCCTCGCGAGCACCGAGCAGTACGGCGCGTTCAAGCCGGCCGACGAGGTGAACAAGGAGATCGCGCAGTACGAGGTGGACACCGCCAAGGCCGGCGTCCTCGGCACGATCACCCCGCACCCCTCCGGTGCCGACACCGTCGAGGCCTCCTTCCTGCGCATCGGCGGCGACCTCGGACAGGGCAAGACGAAGGTCTCCGACGCGGTGAAGCAGTTCTTCACCGAGTCCGAGGCCGCCTTCCAGGCCTGA